The genome window TCCTCCCAGAGCCTTTGGCCCCCCCGATGTCATCTCGACCAAGGCCGCAGGCCGCGTGGAGAGATCTAACCCGGCCGCAGCCGAAAAAACTCCTGTCTCCTGCTTCTTACTTCCTCCCAGAGCCTTTGGCCCCCCGATGTCATCTCGACCAAGGCCGCAGGCCGCGCGGGGAACGATCCGAGTGGTGACCCGGTGGGTCATTCGCCAAAGGCGAAAATGAGGTGAGTGAGTCAACCGAAACAAGCAATGCGAAGTGCTCCAAACGAGCAGTGCGCCGATTGAGGTTGCGGAGAGATCTAACCCGGCCGCAGCCGAAAAACTTCCTAAATTTCTACCTGATTAAGGTGTCATCTCGACCGGAACGAAGTGGAGTGGAGAGATCTATCCCCCTCACCTGCTCAGATCTGCCCACTCCGGATTCATTTTATTAATCAGCATTTCCTTTTTACTTCTGCTCCATCTTTTGAGTTGTTTTTCTCTTGCTATGGCGCTTTTGATATCATGACAGCTTTCGCACCATACAAGCTTGTGCACGTTATACTTTTCCGTAAACCCTGCCAGTATGCCGGTTTTATGCTCGTACACCCTTCTGGGCAGATTGTTTGTCACGCCTATGTATAAGGCATGATTATTGTTACTCGCCATCATATAAACATAGTATGTGTTCATGCTGCGTTTTCAGATCTCTCCACGCGGGCACAAATGCCCTTGGTCGAGATGACATTCTTGTTCCGTCCGCAATTCTCCGCAGTTACTCCCCCGTATCGTTTCGACCAAGGTCGCAGGCCACACCCCCAATTGTCATCCCGACCAAGGCCGAAGGCCGCGCCCCCAGTTGTCATCTCGACCAAGGCCGCAGGCCGCGCGGAGAGATCTAATAAAGATTCAGACATTTCAAAGCAATTTATTTACTTTGAAGTATTTCACTGGAGGCAGGGAGACAAGGTATTGTCCCCCGCCTTCCCCCTTTCCCGGCTTTTCATTTCCTTTTCCACCAGCCAGTTCTCAGAATAATCCAGGTACTCCCTGCAGAACTCATCATAGTCCCGGAAGCCCAGGAGGCACATCTTGTCCGGCAGCTTATCCAGCGCCTTCAGGAAGCCTTCCCTGTGCCAGGGCAGGACTTTGCAGATGACGAGGGTATAATAGTTTACTTTGTTCTCAAACTCCTGCACCTTGCGGACGGTGATCCCTTCCTGCTCAAACAGGGAATCCGCCAGGCAGTCCACCGTGTCAATATACGCATACCAGCAAAACAGCGCAGGCGCCTTCGCGATACTGAAATGATTCCGGACAGTGGTCATGGTTCTTCTCCTCCCAGTTCCTCATTCTCCCTCCCGGGGTCATATTCAGTATGGAGTAAAATGTGTTGCATTTTTACCCCATTATAGATTCTGAAAAAAACATCAGGAAAAGAAGGATATTTTCTTCCATTCCCCTGGCAAAACATTTTGAAATGAAAGACCCCAAAGATGGTTACATGGTGTTTTGATTGTATATTGTATGTATCCTGTATACATGTAAAGCACGGCAAATGTATTGACATCTTTACAAATTGTACCAATAATTGTAAACGGCAAAGAAAATGTACAGACTAATGCGGAAAGGAGGACGCAATCATGGAAAAGTATGAAGCTCTGGAAATGGAAGTGGTCCGCTTTGAAGCGGAAGATGTTATTTGCGCAAGCCAGCAGTATCCCACTAAGTAAGTAGCATCTCCGGCTGCACGGTTTACCCGTACAGCCTTTCTGACCCATCCCCGGCATGTCTGCTGTTTATAATAGAAAATCACCTTGTTCCGCGCGACCGTTAATGCGAAAGGAGCCCCTCCATCATGACAGGAACCTACCTGATCGGAGATCAGATGATCGGAATCAGTTCCCTGTATTCCGCTGTACATGATTACTGCCGGGATTACCGGGCAGAGGGAGCACCCGTTTTTTTTGTGGAGACAACCCCGGAAGACCTGGTTTTTGAGCGGGAACGCTCCGAACAGATTGGCGAGGTGATCCCCGTCCAGTCCGAAGAGAACCGGAACAAAGAGCTGGAACTGCTGGCGGTTTACCGGAGGATCGCGGAACAGATGCCCTTCCGGGATACATTCCTGTTTCACGGATCCGCCGTTGCGGCGGACGGCGCCGCTTACCTGTTTACCGCCAGAAGCGGAACCGGCAAAAGCACCCATACCCGCCTGTGGCGGGAGATGCTTGGGGACCGCGCCGTGATGGTGAACGACGACAAGCCCCTGATCCGCCTTACCGAAGACGGCGCGGTTGTTTACGGCACGCCCTGGAACGGAAAGCACCGCCTGGGCACAAACATCTCGGTTCCGCTGAAGGCCGTCTGCATCCTCGAGCGCGCGAAGCAGAACACGATCCGCGCCATAACCCGCGAGGAAGCGTTCCCCATGCTGATTCAGCAAAGCTACCGTCCCCTGGATCCGGCAGCACTGGCAAAGACCCTGTCCCTGGTGGACCGGCTGAGCCGCACCGTTTCCCTGTACCGGCTTGGATGCAACATGGATCCGGAAGCAGCGGAACTGTCCTACAACATCATGAAGGAGGCCACCCGGCAATGAAACTGAAAAAAGAATTCCTGTGCCACACGACAGATCAGGAGGCCATGCTGGTTCCTACCGGACGGGCCGGTTTTGCCGGCCTGGTCAGGGGCAACAAGACCCTGGGCATCATCCTGAACCTGCTGGAAAAGGAAACCACCGAGGCGGAGATCATCGCCGCGATGAAGGCGCGTTTTGACGCGCCGGAAGAGGTGCTGGCCCGGGACGTCCGGACCGCGCTGCAGAACCTGCGGGACGTCGGCGCGCTGGCCGAATAAGAAGATGGATTATGAATCATACCTGGCGGAGCACGACAGCCTGACCTACCGGATGACAGGCGTGAGCATGCTGCCGCTGCTTCGGGAAGGCCGGGATCTTTTCACCGTGCGCAGGAAAGAGCCCGGGGAGAAGTGCCGGCCCGGGGATGTGGTGCTGTACCGCAGGCCGCCGAACCACTATGTGCTGCACCGGGTCATGCAGATCCGGAATGAAGATTACGTCATTCTGGGGGACAACTGCATCGCGCGGGAATACGGCATCCGGGACGAAGATATCCTCGGCGTGATGACTGGTTATGTCCGGAAGGGAAAGACGCACAGCACGGAAGAATTGCCATACCGGCTGTATGCTTTTTTTATGCTGCGGCTGAGCAGCCTCCGGATCTTCCTGAAACGCTGCGGGGGCAAAATCCGGAAGATTGCCGGGAGGATCGTCCATGCGTAATCATACCGTTGCCTGGCTCTGGCGGACGCCCGGGCGGAAAAAAGGCTATATTGCCGCGCTGACCGCGGCGCAGGTCCTGACCGGGTTCCTCAGTGTCGGTTTCGCGTTGCTTACACGGAGCGTTGTCAACAGTGCTGTGAGCAGGGACGGTGCCGCATTCCGGCATTACGCGCTGCTTCTCCTGATCCTGACGGCGGGCTCCCTCCTGCTGCACATGGTCAACCGATGGCTGACAGAGCTTTCCAAAGCGCAGCTTGAAAACCTGTTCAAGCAGCGGCTGACCGCGGCCATCCTGCGGAAAGAGTACGCGGCCGTAAGCGCCGTTCACTCCGGGGAATGGATGAACCGGCTGACAAACGATACGCGCATTGTTGCGGAAAACTATACAGAGCTGATTCCGGGCCTCTCCGGCATGGGGGTCCGGCTTGTTGCTGCCGTCACGATGCTGATTGTGCTGGACGGCCATTTCACCGCGATCCTGCTGCCCGGCGGCGCGGCAATGATCGCACTGTCCGTTTTGCTGCGGGGAGTGCTCAAACGCCTGCACACCCGGATGCAGGAATCGGACGGGAAACTGCGGATTTTCCTGCAGGAATGCATCGGAAACCTGATGATCGTCAAATCCTACGCGGCGGAAGAACATGCGGAACAGGAAGCCGCAAACCGGATGCGCACCCACCTGCGGGACCGGATGCGGAAAAACAACCTGGCTAACCTGGGCACCTCCGGCGTGGCCGTGGCGATCAACGCGATGTACGTTTACGGCATCATCTACTGTGCCCGGGGTATTATGTCCGGCTCCGTTTCCTACGGCACACTGACCGCCGTGATGCAGCTGATCGCCCAGATCCAGGGTCCCATTACCAGCATCAGCGGATACCTGCCGCGATGGTTTGCCATGCTGGCCAGCGCCGAGCGCCTGATGGAGGCGGAGCAGCTGGAAGATGAACAGACGGAAGAGAGAATGACGCCCGCACAGATCCAGGACTTTTATGACAGCCGTTTCCAGGCCCTCCGCCTCCGGGACGTCTGTTTCACCTATGCCGGGGAAGACCGGCAGGAGATCCTGAAGGACCTCAGCCTGGAAATCCGGAAGGGCGAAACTGTCGCCTTCTGCGGGCACAGCGGCTGCGGGAAATCCACCGTGCTGAAGCTGCTGCTGGGTATGTACCCGCCGGACAGCGGGGAAATCACCGTGGACGGACAGCCGCTGACAGCGGCCTGGCGCGGGCTCTTTGCCTATGTTCCCCAGGGTAACGCCCTGCTGCACGGAACCATCCGGGACATTGTCTCTTTCGCGGATCCGGCGCATGCCGGGGATGAAGAACGCCTGGGGCAGGCTCTGCGAACCGCCTGCGCGGAGGAATTCGTTTCCGGGCTGGAGCATGGTGCGGATACGGAGCTGGGCGAACGCGGCGCAGGCCTGTCCGAAGGCCAGACGCAGCGGGTGGCCATTGCGAGGGCCATCTTTTCCGGACGGCCGGTGCTGCTGCTGGATGAATCCACCAGCGCCCTGGACGCGGAAACAGAAGAACAGCTGCTGAAGAACCTGCGCGGCCTGACAGACAGGACCGTGATCATCGTGACGCACCGGCCGGCGGCGCTCGCCATCTGCGACCGGGTGCTGCGGTTTACCGAAGAAGGAGGATGCGAAGCATGATGACGGAGGAAAACAAAAAGGTGCTGGACGACCTGGTTTATCTCGCGGCCTGCGCGGTGAACGGGCAGGTTCCGGAGAAAAGCCGTACAGACGGAATGGATCTTTCCCTCGTATATGAAGCCGCGCAGAATCATAAGCTGGCGGCGGCCGCCGGAATGGCGCTGGAATCCGCCGGCATCCGGAACGAGGCTTTTGTGCAGGCCGTTGCCAAGGCTATGCGGAAAAACGCCCTGCTGGATGCGGACCGGGCGGAGCTGACCCGGAAGCTGGAGGAAGCAGGCATCTGGTACATGCCGCTGAAGGGCGCCATCCTCAAGGATCTGTATCCCCGCTACGGCATGCGCGAAATGGCGGACAACGATATCCTGGTGGACGCCGCCCGGGCAAAGGATGTCGGCCGGATCATGCAGGAACTGGGGTTTGAAGCGGAGGAGACCGGAAAAGGCCATCATGATGAATACCGGAAACCGCCTGTCAGCAATTTTGAGATCCACCGGATGCTGTTCAGCGGCATGGACAGCCACGTCTTCCACGAGTATTACACGGGCGTGGAAAAACGCCTGATTCCGGATAAGGAAGGGTCTTTCGGACGCCATTTCTCAACAGACGACCTTTACCTGTACCTGACCGCCCATGAATACAAGCACTACCGGCACGGCGGCACCGGGATCCGTTCCCTGCTGGACACCTATGTGTTTCTGAAGCATTACGGAAACGAACTGGATATGGCCTATGTGACGGCGGAAGCGGAAAAAATGGGAACCGCTGATTATGAAAAAAAGAGCCGGGAGCTGGCCCTCCGGTTGTTCAGCGGAGAGGCGCTGACAGAGGCGGAACAGGAGATGCTTGCCTATTATGCCTCCAGCGGCACCTACGGTTCATATGAACAAAAGGTGGTGAACGAGATCAATTCCTTCGGCGGCGGTTTCCGCGGAAAGCTCCGTTTTTTCCGATCCCGCCTTTTTATGCCGCTGGAAGATATCCGCTATGCTTATCCGGTAGTCTACCGGCATAAGATCCTGCTGCCCTTCCTGTATGTCTACCGGATCATCAAGGGACTGACAACCCGCAGGGGCGTTACCATGGCCGACCTGAAGGCGCTGAAAAAAACGATGTGAGGAAAAAGCAAATGATCATCAGAGAGACAAACCCGGGAGACCTGAAGCTGGTTAACGAAATGGCACGGCTGCACCTCAGCACCTTTCCGGACTACTTCCTTTCCATGCTGGGGCTCCCTTTCATGAAGGCCGTTTACCGGGAGTATATTGAAGATCCGAACGCCGGTATCGTCATCGCGGAAGAAGACGGAAACCTGGTAGGGCTTCTGTCCTACATGGACGGCACCTCCCAGGTGCCGGTCAACGTGATCAACAGCCGCCCGCTCCTGTTCCTGTACAGCGCCGCCCGCCTGATCCTGCGCAAACCGTCCCTGTACCGGAATGTGAAAAATCTTTATGAATCCTGCAAAAAGGCAAAATCAAAGGTTTATTCCCGGAAGTTTATCGAGCTGGGTTCCTTTGCCCTCTATCCGCACCTGAGGGGAAACGGCACCGGAACAAAAATGCTGGATTACATCAAGGCTATGCCGGACTACAATACCTGCGACTGCGTCAGCCTGACCACCGCCTCGGATGACAACGACCGGGTCAACCTCTTTTACCTGAAGCGCGGCTTTGTTCCCGTCGGCATGGTTACCATGCCCGAAGGAAAGTGTATGACCATATACCAGTACAGCCCGAATCCCACAAAGTACCGGTCCGCCGGCGTGATAGCGCAATAAAAATGTTGTAAATATACCCCATTCTTGTTACAATTTCATCGCCATCCAAAACAGAAAAATGAAAGAGGGCTTTGCCATGGCCGAATCCAACATCAACAAAAAGAAATATATGGTTTTTGACCTGGTGAAGATCCTGCGGGAGCATACGGACCGGCTGCACCCCATGAAGCAGAAGGAGCTGGTGGACCGGCTGCACGAAGCCGGCTATTCCACGGACCGCTCCACGGTGCGCCGTACCATCACCGATCTGGTGCTGGATCCGGAAAGCCGCATCCGCTCCGTTTCCAACACCGCCCATGACGAGAAGGACTCGGACTATGAAACCTATTACTCCGGGCTCTACTATGACCAGGAGTTTTCCGACGCGGAGCTGCGCTGGCTCATCGACGGCATCCTCTACAGCCGGAACGTGCCCCACGAGGCCCGGAAGGACCTGCTGGAGAAGCTGTGCAACCTGGGGAACGCCCACTTCCGGAAGAACCTGAACCTGAATAAAATCCGCCGCCTGGCAGCGGATGAGCCGGTAAACCCGGAGCTGTTTGAGAACATCGACCGGGTAGGCCGGGCCATCGACAGCGGCAAAAAGATCTCCGTTGTCTACAACAGTATGGGAACGGATTTCACCCTGCACCCCCGGTGGAACTCCGCCCACCTGCTGAACCCCTACGCCATGGTCATCCGCAACGGGTTCTATTACCTGATCTGCAACAACGACCACCACACCACCCTGACCGTTTACCGCATGGACCGGATGACGGACGTGCAGATCGAGGAAAAGCTGCCGGTCCGCCCCGTGCGGGAGCTGGACGGCTTCCATGAGGGCTGGAACCTGCAGGAGTTCATGGAGCATAACGCCAACATGGCTTTCGGTGATCCGGAGCGGATCACCTTTGACTGCGCCGAAAAAGGTGTGCCCATCGTGATCGACGCTTTCGGCAAAGGTGCCTCCTTCCAGGCAAAAAAAGACGGACAGTATGAATGTACCGTCCGGGTCCCTGCTTTTGATATGAAGCTTTTTGCCCTGCAGCACAGCGAGTTCGTCCGCGTCACCTCCCCAGCGGAACTGGCGGATGAGATCCGCGGTGAGCTCCAGGCTGCTCTGGACAAATATTCGGAAGAGTCTTCAAACGGCAATAAAGCCGCCGGTTCCGGAGGCACAGCGGCGGAAAGGGTTCAGTATTATGAAGCAAAGCTGGACCGCGCGCTGAAGGCGCTGGACGCCTTTGAGCAGGTCCTTCCGGAAGTGGAGGAGCTGGATCGCTATTACGCCTCTCCCGAATGGAAGGAAGACTTTGCCGCGGACGAAGCCGGGCAGCTCCCGAAAGACCTGAAGCGGGGTGTGCTTTCCGAAGACGGGATTTACAACCTGCTGGAGCGGGTCCGGGAAATCACAGGCGGGCCCAGATAAAACGGCAGAATTCCACCGAGCGGCGGTCACCGCTGCCCGCGGATAGGAATCCGTCCAGGGAGGTCCCTGCGCGCTTCGCTTCCCGCATGATCCTTGTCAGCCACGCCATTCTTTCTTTTGTCAGGACCCCGTCGGTTCCGGAGGTGCAATAGCGCCAGATATTCGCGGCAATGCCGCCCTTGTCCCGCGCGAACTCCTCGCTCATGGCCCTGACCCGGTTGATCCTGATGCTGTTCATCCTGCTGTCTCCTTTATGCTCCGGTCTGCTTTTTGTTCCCGGCACTGATTGATACGCAGTTCCTGCCTAATTGGCACTGAAAAAGAGCGGTTTATTTAACCGCTCTTTTTCATAATCCCAGCAGTCCTTCCATGCTGATCTGTTCCGCCGCCTTGCACTTTTCCCCGTGGCAGTAGCCGTAATACCAGCATTCATACGGGTGGGTGCACTGTTCCCCGGGTTCCGCTTCCACCTCTTCCCGCTCCTTCTGCATCCGGTTCAGGTCCCAGATCCGCTCGTTCACCCAGGGGGCATACGCCTTTGCCTTTTCCGTGATCTCCACCGGAACGAAGGGATCCCCTTCATCCGGCCCGTGAGTCACGATAAAGATCTTTCCGATCCGGACCTTGCACCGGTCCATGATGTAAAACTGGAACCCGGCGTCCTTGATAAACTGCTCATGAACCTCCGGGGCATTCTTTACCTCATAGAAGTCATACCCCGTATCCGTTTTCCGCAGGATATCCGCGGCGCAGTAATGGTTGTAATAGATGAAGGCGGCCTCGCAGATCACCGGCGTGCCCAGCTCAATGTGCAGGGCAGTTTTTGCCGCCATTTTCTTTTTATCCGGAATCGTCGAACCCGGGAGGTAAACCGTCATCTCCTCATAGGGTCCGAACATGCCCATGGCCTTGTCGCCAAAGTCATTGCCCGCGTCCAGCCTTGCCCGGACTTCCGGGGGAATCACCCGCAGCCCCGGCTTATGCTTGTCCAGCCAGAGCATCTTCGGGCACTGAATGCCCCGCATGAAATCTGTTTTGGTCAGTCCCATTTCTTTGTATCCGGCACCGGACCTCCGGCACCGTGATATCCTCCTGTTTTTTCATGATAGCATCCGCGGGATGATCCCACAAGAACGGAAACAAAAAACACCGGCTCAGGTAATGCCGGTGATGAAGATTTCCAGTCCGATGAGGATCAGGATAATGCCGCCGAAAACGGATGCTTTTCCGGCCAGCTTTGTGCCGATGGTCTTTCCCAGGCGGATGCCCGCGACGCAGATCCCGAAGGTAACGATGCCGATGATCAGCGACTCCGTCAGGGCAGAAACATAATTGTACTCCGCGATGGTGAAACCCACGGACAGGGCGTCAATGGAAGTGGCGATTCCCTGGATCATCAGGGCGCCGCCGTGGAGCGGTTCCGCCTCGCCTTTTTCCTCCCGGACACCTTCCACGATCATTTTGATACCGATGAACAGCAGCAGGGCCAGGGCGATCCAGGGGATGAAGGGCTGGAAGGCCTGGAAGGCTTCAGCAATGGAATGCACGCAGATCCACCCGGCCAGGGGCATCAGGGTCTGGAACAGTCCGAAAGTCCCGGCGATCAGCAGGGAACGCCGCACATGCATATTCGGCTCGTTCAGACCGTTGGCGACGGATACGGAAAAGGCGTCCATGGCCAGGCCGATACCGAAGAGGATGCTGTTCAGGATGAACACGAAACTGAATGACATAACTTTCCCTCCGAAACAAAACAGTCAGGTACGGCGAAACCATACCTGACTGTCATCGGGACGTACATGTATAGCTTCGCAGTTATACATGAGTCTCGCATATTAAAGCAAGCCAGACCGTAAAGGCCAGTATGTTGACTTGCTGCGTTTCACGCTTGCTACTCCCCCATGGAACAGGGACTATTGTAGGAGCCGGGCACAAGGTTAGTCAACACTAATTGTGTGTGAAAACAGAGAGGAAACAAGTATCGGGGAACGACTGACGAGAAGCTGGTAAGTGAAATACGACTTCGTCGTGTGAAA of Aristaeella lactis contains these proteins:
- a CDS encoding S24/S26 family peptidase; protein product: MDYESYLAEHDSLTYRMTGVSMLPLLREGRDLFTVRRKEPGEKCRPGDVVLYRRPPNHYVLHRVMQIRNEDYVILGDNCIAREYGIRDEDILGVMTGYVRKGKTHSTEELPYRLYAFFMLRLSSLRIFLKRCGGKIRKIAGRIVHA
- a CDS encoding ABC transporter ATP-binding protein, which gives rise to MRNHTVAWLWRTPGRKKGYIAALTAAQVLTGFLSVGFALLTRSVVNSAVSRDGAAFRHYALLLLILTAGSLLLHMVNRWLTELSKAQLENLFKQRLTAAILRKEYAAVSAVHSGEWMNRLTNDTRIVAENYTELIPGLSGMGVRLVAAVTMLIVLDGHFTAILLPGGAAMIALSVLLRGVLKRLHTRMQESDGKLRIFLQECIGNLMIVKSYAAEEHAEQEAANRMRTHLRDRMRKNNLANLGTSGVAVAINAMYVYGIIYCARGIMSGSVSYGTLTAVMQLIAQIQGPITSISGYLPRWFAMLASAERLMEAEQLEDEQTEERMTPAQIQDFYDSRFQALRLRDVCFTYAGEDRQEILKDLSLEIRKGETVAFCGHSGCGKSTVLKLLLGMYPPDSGEITVDGQPLTAAWRGLFAYVPQGNALLHGTIRDIVSFADPAHAGDEERLGQALRTACAEEFVSGLEHGADTELGERGAGLSEGQTQRVAIARAIFSGRPVLLLDESTSALDAETEEQLLKNLRGLTDRTVIIVTHRPAALAICDRVLRFTEEGGCEA
- a CDS encoding PqqD family protein, coding for MKLKKEFLCHTTDQEAMLVPTGRAGFAGLVRGNKTLGIILNLLEKETTEAEIIAAMKARFDAPEEVLARDVRTALQNLRDVGALAE
- a CDS encoding nucleotidyltransferase domain-containing protein; this encodes MMTEENKKVLDDLVYLAACAVNGQVPEKSRTDGMDLSLVYEAAQNHKLAAAAGMALESAGIRNEAFVQAVAKAMRKNALLDADRAELTRKLEEAGIWYMPLKGAILKDLYPRYGMREMADNDILVDAARAKDVGRIMQELGFEAEETGKGHHDEYRKPPVSNFEIHRMLFSGMDSHVFHEYYTGVEKRLIPDKEGSFGRHFSTDDLYLYLTAHEYKHYRHGGTGIRSLLDTYVFLKHYGNELDMAYVTAEAEKMGTADYEKKSRELALRLFSGEALTEAEQEMLAYYASSGTYGSYEQKVVNEINSFGGGFRGKLRFFRSRLFMPLEDIRYAYPVVYRHKILLPFLYVYRIIKGLTTRRGVTMADLKALKKTM
- a CDS encoding GNAT family N-acetyltransferase — encoded protein: MIIRETNPGDLKLVNEMARLHLSTFPDYFLSMLGLPFMKAVYREYIEDPNAGIVIAEEDGNLVGLLSYMDGTSQVPVNVINSRPLLFLYSAARLILRKPSLYRNVKNLYESCKKAKSKVYSRKFIELGSFALYPHLRGNGTGTKMLDYIKAMPDYNTCDCVSLTTASDDNDRVNLFYLKRGFVPVGMVTMPEGKCMTIYQYSPNPTKYRSAGVIAQ
- a CDS encoding DUF4298 domain-containing protein, which gives rise to MAESNINKKKYMVFDLVKILREHTDRLHPMKQKELVDRLHEAGYSTDRSTVRRTITDLVLDPESRIRSVSNTAHDEKDSDYETYYSGLYYDQEFSDAELRWLIDGILYSRNVPHEARKDLLEKLCNLGNAHFRKNLNLNKIRRLAADEPVNPELFENIDRVGRAIDSGKKISVVYNSMGTDFTLHPRWNSAHLLNPYAMVIRNGFYYLICNNDHHTTLTVYRMDRMTDVQIEEKLPVRPVRELDGFHEGWNLQEFMEHNANMAFGDPERITFDCAEKGVPIVIDAFGKGASFQAKKDGQYECTVRVPAFDMKLFALQHSEFVRVTSPAELADEIRGELQAALDKYSEESSNGNKAAGSGGTAAERVQYYEAKLDRALKALDAFEQVLPEVEELDRYYASPEWKEDFAADEAGQLPKDLKRGVLSEDGIYNLLERVREITGGPR
- a CDS encoding GIY-YIG nuclease family protein; translated protein: MNTYYVYMMASNNNHALYIGVTNNLPRRVYEHKTGILAGFTEKYNVHKLVWCESCHDIKSAIAREKQLKRWSRSKKEMLINKMNPEWADLSR
- a CDS encoding manganese efflux pump MntP, giving the protein MSFSFVFILNSILFGIGLAMDAFSVSVANGLNEPNMHVRRSLLIAGTFGLFQTLMPLAGWICVHSIAEAFQAFQPFIPWIALALLLFIGIKMIVEGVREEKGEAEPLHGGALMIQGIATSIDALSVGFTIAEYNYVSALTESLIIGIVTFGICVAGIRLGKTIGTKLAGKASVFGGIILILIGLEIFITGIT